From the genome of Terriglobia bacterium, one region includes:
- a CDS encoding division/cell wall cluster transcriptional repressor MraZ codes for MFRGNSPTRIDEKGRLKVPADFKRVLDEKYSSLKFYITSLDGKVAQIYPMEEWERIEQKLAALPTFNPTKKKFLDRTNYYGQVVEMDGQGRLLVPSLLRESANIKGEVLVFGNLTNLEVRNAEEFKKEMEAQPFTPEDAETLGKLGI; via the coding sequence ATGTTTCGCGGCAACTCTCCAACCCGGATCGACGAAAAGGGACGGTTGAAGGTCCCGGCGGACTTCAAGCGCGTGCTGGACGAGAAGTACAGCTCGCTGAAGTTCTACATCACGAGCCTGGATGGGAAGGTCGCGCAGATTTACCCGATGGAAGAGTGGGAGCGGATCGAGCAGAAGTTGGCAGCGTTGCCGACTTTCAATCCGACGAAGAAGAAGTTTCTCGATCGCACCAACTACTACGGGCAGGTTGTCGAGATGGACGGACAGGGGCGTTTGCTGGTTCCGAGCCTTCTGCGCGAGAGCGCGAACATTAAAGGCGAAGTACTCGTATTCGGGAACCTGACGAACCTGGAAGTGCGCAACGCGGAAGAGTTCAAGAAGGAGATGGAAGCGCAGCCGTTCACTCCTGAAGATGCGGAAACTTTGGGTAAGTTGGGCATCTAG
- a CDS encoding winged helix-turn-helix domain-containing protein — translation MSNVVRFDPFEIDLDSGELRKRGIRIKLRDQSFQVLLTLLEHPGGVVTREELRQRLWRNDVFVDFDNNLNIVVARLREALGDPADHPRFIQTLPRRGYRFIAPVREVPAHPQETPLPSRTRVVVLPFINLSGDSAQDYFSDAMTDEIITALATLAPEQLAVIARTTAMLYKSSHKDVGQIGRELHVDHVVEGGVRTDGDHVAINVQLIQTSDQVHVFAKRYDIEMNQVFRLQSRIAADIARQIPSLSSKLGTGDPARKQPTSDLLAYQSYLRGRQHMYRETPLELIEARKCFEEAIARDAQFALAYDALGEAYFWTGFFGYIPPKEAFSAGLWAALRALEIDNTLAETHGLLGQFRQQLDYNWPEVQRELNRAMELNPSSPLVRFRYAGSGLLPQGRLTEGITHLEYALQLDPLSLLLRCWVSVFFWLAHEYDRALAAARFLVGLAPDYYLPQMMIGHICRDMGKLQEAITAQRLAVEWSGGAPQMLGWLGFSLALEGNTSEARSLLNRIHSLADQTYVSPTSFAVIHLGLGEIDETFLWMEQAIEDRDPIMIPIKSYPFLDPLRADPRFTGLLRKMNLES, via the coding sequence ATGTCCAACGTCGTCCGCTTCGATCCCTTTGAAATAGACCTGGACTCGGGCGAACTCCGAAAGCGCGGCATCCGAATCAAGTTGCGAGATCAATCCTTCCAGGTGCTGCTCACCCTTTTGGAGCACCCCGGTGGCGTGGTCACACGCGAGGAGTTGCGTCAACGATTGTGGCGCAACGACGTTTTCGTTGACTTCGATAACAATCTCAACATTGTCGTCGCCCGGTTACGCGAGGCGCTGGGCGACCCTGCCGACCATCCCCGATTCATTCAGACATTGCCCAGGCGGGGTTATCGTTTCATCGCGCCCGTTCGCGAAGTGCCAGCGCATCCGCAAGAGACTCCCCTGCCGTCGCGAACCAGGGTTGTCGTGCTTCCCTTCATAAACCTGAGCGGTGATTCAGCGCAGGATTACTTCAGCGATGCCATGACCGACGAGATCATCACCGCGCTCGCAACCTTAGCGCCGGAGCAACTCGCCGTTATCGCCCGCACGACCGCCATGCTTTATAAGAGCAGTCACAAGGATGTTGGACAGATTGGTCGCGAATTGCACGTGGACCACGTCGTGGAAGGCGGTGTCCGCACCGACGGCGATCACGTCGCCATCAATGTGCAACTGATTCAGACCAGCGACCAGGTGCACGTCTTCGCGAAGAGATATGACATCGAGATGAATCAGGTCTTCCGTCTTCAGAGTCGTATTGCCGCCGACATCGCTAGGCAAATCCCTTCTCTATCCAGCAAGCTTGGCACCGGAGACCCCGCCAGAAAGCAGCCAACCAGCGATTTACTCGCATACCAGTCGTATCTCCGCGGTCGCCAGCACATGTACAGGGAAACACCGCTGGAATTGATCGAGGCAAGAAAGTGTTTCGAAGAAGCCATCGCCCGCGATGCCCAATTCGCTCTCGCTTATGACGCTTTGGGTGAGGCTTATTTTTGGACAGGATTTTTCGGGTACATACCACCGAAGGAGGCGTTTTCGGCAGGGCTTTGGGCCGCCCTGCGGGCCCTCGAGATCGATAACACGCTGGCCGAGACCCACGGACTGCTCGGGCAGTTTCGCCAACAGCTTGACTACAACTGGCCCGAGGTTCAACGCGAATTAAATCGCGCTATGGAACTGAACCCGTCATCCCCGCTTGTCCGCTTTCGGTATGCCGGAAGCGGACTCCTGCCCCAAGGTCGCCTTACGGAGGGCATCACCCACCTTGAATATGCATTGCAGCTGGATCCTCTTTCTCTGCTGCTGCGCTGTTGGGTTTCGGTTTTCTTCTGGTTGGCGCATGAATACGACCGGGCATTGGCAGCCGCACGTTTCCTGGTGGGACTCGCTCCGGACTACTACTTACCCCAAATGATGATCGGCCACATCTGCCGCGACATGGGAAAACTCCAGGAGGCGATCACTGCTCAGCGCCTGGCTGTGGAGTGGTCAGGTGGTGCACCGCAAATGCTGGGTTGGCTCGGCTTTTCCCTGGCCCTCGAGGGCAACACGTCTGAAGCTCGTTCGCTGCTGAACCGCATTCACTCCCTTGCGGATCAAACATACGTGTCACCGACATCTTTCGCCGTCATCCACCTTGGGCTGGGAGAAATCGACGAGACTTTTCTCTGGATGGAGCAGGCAATCGAAGACCGCGATCCCATCATGATCCCCATCAAAAGTTATCCTTTCCTCGACCCACTACGCGCAGATCCTCGTTTTACCGGCCTGCTCCGCAAGATGAACCTCGAATCCTGA
- a CDS encoding quinolinate phosphoribosyl transferase, translating to MIDSRGLDRYTDHYFLNSRIAFQHCGNQRRVMYQVFQRGEVMLCGMSYVRELLSSIGSEIEISALDDGDRVSPMESVMHIVGPIDRLLTYETVYLGLLARMTRIATNVSEAVDAAGGKPVLFFPARFDIPEAQEYDGYAAKIGGAFGASTQAEADAFHQPAVGTMPHAMIAAFKGNTVAAALAYAEALPNEPLWALVDFENDSARTAVEVFRALRDRRHRLAGVRLDTSQDLVDRALQEQRIESPGVQPQLVFEVRRRLDEAGARDVKISVSGGFSAEKIRTFEERKTPVDVYAIGERFLRGSTPFTSDVVGYYEGDAFIPCAKVGREFRPNSRLKRMVFPAK from the coding sequence GTGATCGACAGCCGCGGGTTGGACCGCTACACGGACCATTACTTCCTCAATTCGCGTATTGCTTTCCAGCACTGCGGTAATCAGCGACGTGTGATGTACCAGGTCTTCCAGCGCGGCGAGGTTATGCTGTGCGGGATGAGTTATGTCCGCGAGTTGCTGAGCTCCATCGGATCGGAGATTGAGATTTCTGCTCTCGACGATGGAGACAGGGTGTCGCCGATGGAGTCGGTAATGCATATTGTGGGACCGATTGACAGGCTCCTGACTTACGAGACCGTGTACCTCGGGCTGCTCGCGCGCATGACTCGGATTGCGACGAACGTGAGCGAGGCAGTGGACGCGGCAGGCGGGAAACCGGTGCTGTTCTTCCCTGCCCGCTTCGACATTCCAGAGGCACAAGAGTATGACGGCTATGCAGCGAAGATCGGCGGGGCTTTCGGGGCTTCGACGCAAGCGGAAGCCGACGCGTTTCACCAGCCCGCGGTGGGCACAATGCCTCACGCCATGATCGCAGCATTTAAGGGCAACACTGTTGCGGCAGCCCTGGCGTATGCAGAAGCTCTACCGAACGAGCCCCTCTGGGCATTGGTGGATTTCGAGAATGATTCGGCGCGAACGGCTGTTGAGGTTTTCAGGGCATTGAGGGATCGTCGGCACCGGCTGGCGGGAGTTCGATTGGATACGAGCCAGGACTTAGTGGATCGAGCCCTGCAGGAGCAGAGAATCGAATCGCCCGGAGTACAACCGCAGCTGGTCTTCGAAGTGAGGCGCCGGTTGGATGAAGCGGGTGCCCGCGACGTGAAGATTTCTGTCAGCGGTGGATTCTCGGCGGAGAAGATTCGGACTTTTGAGGAGAGGAAAACTCCGGTTGACGTCTATGCGATTGGGGAACGCTTTCTGAGAGGCTCGACTCCATTCACATCGGATGTGGTCGGGTATTACGAAGGGGACGCATTCATCCCTTGCGCCAAAGTGGGGCGGGAGTTCCGGCCGAACTCGAGGCTGAAAAGAATGGTATTTCCGGCAAAATGA
- a CDS encoding UDP-glucose/GDP-mannose dehydrogenase family protein: MNIAIIGSGYVGLVAAACMAEVGHHVISVDNDESKIQALRRGECIIHEEFLPELLKRHSGDRLIFTSSLHEAVRASSIVFIAVGTPPCETGEADLSVLESVCHDIAVNIDRHKVIVVKSTVPVGTNDWVKRILIRYGASPKLFCVASNPEFLREGTAVTDFLFPDRIVIGSDCLKSRLILEQAYLPLTLGTYARTKGAIPIPDAAPLPAPMIVTHTRSAEMIKHASNAFLAMKVSFINAVANLCESAGADIQEVCEGMGSDQRIGNKFLKPGIGYGGSCFPKDLTALHSAAREYGCGFHLLEEVMRINEDQRKFFLRKVRNVLWTLKGKRLAVLGLAFKGGTDDIRESPAIALVKMLLKEKCQIVAYDPAAMDRAREELESDSVTFAASAYDAAKGADAMLVLTDWEEFTALDFDRMRKELRHPILIDGRNLYSLQEMERRGFNYVSVGRPETVPGRVRDVEIGKTEAA; encoded by the coding sequence ATGAATATCGCGATCATTGGGTCTGGGTACGTCGGCCTGGTAGCGGCCGCGTGCATGGCGGAAGTTGGTCACCATGTAATCAGTGTTGATAATGATGAATCCAAAATTCAGGCCCTGAGAAGAGGCGAATGTATCATTCACGAGGAGTTCCTGCCGGAGTTGCTCAAGCGGCACTCCGGCGATCGCCTTATCTTTACTTCAAGCCTGCATGAGGCTGTTCGGGCCAGTTCCATCGTGTTCATCGCTGTCGGCACGCCGCCTTGCGAAACTGGGGAAGCGGACCTGTCCGTTCTCGAATCAGTTTGCCACGACATTGCCGTCAACATTGACCGGCATAAAGTGATCGTGGTCAAGAGCACGGTTCCAGTCGGTACTAACGACTGGGTGAAGCGGATCCTGATTCGATACGGTGCATCGCCCAAGCTGTTCTGCGTCGCCTCGAATCCCGAGTTCCTGCGGGAAGGCACCGCCGTAACAGACTTCCTTTTTCCGGACCGCATCGTGATCGGTTCCGACTGCCTGAAATCAAGGCTCATTCTTGAGCAAGCTTATCTGCCGCTCACGCTTGGAACTTACGCGCGAACCAAGGGGGCAATTCCCATTCCCGACGCGGCTCCGCTCCCGGCGCCAATGATTGTCACGCATACGCGCAGCGCAGAGATGATCAAGCACGCATCGAATGCGTTCCTGGCGATGAAGGTGTCGTTCATCAATGCGGTCGCGAATCTCTGCGAGTCCGCAGGTGCAGACATCCAGGAAGTCTGCGAAGGCATGGGCTCGGACCAGCGCATCGGGAACAAGTTCCTCAAGCCGGGAATCGGCTATGGCGGTTCCTGCTTCCCCAAAGACCTGACGGCGCTGCACTCGGCCGCGCGCGAGTACGGCTGCGGGTTCCACCTGCTCGAGGAAGTTATGCGGATCAACGAAGACCAGCGTAAATTCTTCCTGCGCAAAGTCCGCAACGTGCTCTGGACATTGAAAGGGAAGCGACTTGCGGTTCTCGGACTCGCCTTCAAGGGCGGAACGGACGATATCCGCGAGTCTCCGGCGATAGCGCTGGTGAAAATGCTGCTGAAGGAGAAATGCCAGATCGTCGCCTACGATCCAGCAGCGATGGATCGCGCTCGTGAGGAACTCGAATCAGATTCAGTCACGTTTGCCGCGAGTGCCTATGACGCCGCGAAAGGTGCCGATGCGATGCTGGTGCTCACCGATTGGGAAGAGTTCACGGCGCTCGATTTTGATCGGATGCGCAAGGAACTCCGCCACCCAATTCTTATCGACGGGCGAAACTTGTACTCGCTCCAGGAGATGGAGCGGCGCGGGTTCAACTACGTCAGCGTTGGACGTCCGGAGACTGTTCCTGGCCGGGTTCGCGACGTCGAGATTGGGAAAACCGAGGCGGCGTGA
- a CDS encoding DUF5916 domain-containing protein, whose amino-acid sequence MLQGFSRLTFLTAVLAVCACAVAGKAQTPSSEVSTAQPHIRALHISEPIKVDGRLDEPVWSRAEAANNFRQREPQEGAPASERTEIRVLYDNRNLYLGIRAWDSEPRRINARELVRDADFSNDDKIAIVLDTYHDRRSAYRFTVTPLGTQQDALITEDGLGGDYEDEDPTNISWDTAWVSEARVDKGGWTVEIAIPLSSLRFKEGRDRWGFNVSRVIRRKNEENLWSGWQRSFALERVSQAGDLDGVGELHRRRLFEIKPYVTSGWRQGVERIGYAGYDAGMFGAGGLEVARIGVTPSLTAEVTANPDFGQTEVDEQQVNLSRFPLFFPEKREFFLENAGIFDFGRSHWNQLFFSRRIGLTEDGEPVPIDYGAKLTGKTGRFDIGFLQVQTRELGTIGANGIPRQQFTVGRVKAGILKRSYVGAMVVNREGGVPHDYNRGFGADTTLNLTDHFHVIGILMATATPGLHSDTHSARMQAEYKDDLWTFNGVVEDIGKNFNPEMGFVERTGDRQYYGVAAYKPRPKFLPFVRQMQFENAMEYHENRQGRLSTRQAELNWRTDFKNSAAFEFRAEDLTDALPGPFEIRPGIVIPQATYHFLRPSVEYVSDASKRFMWEVEQAWGDFYSGQLYETGAAFVVRPDAHFMLELTDRFNRVRLPQGNFSTNLIGGRMNVNVSRKLLSSTFVQINNDAKLSSVNVRLRYIFRPNSDFFAIYTQTTGRGLERASYQFQVKMTYYWSN is encoded by the coding sequence ATGCTGCAAGGCTTTTCAAGGCTGACCTTCCTGACAGCGGTCCTGGCCGTTTGTGCGTGTGCGGTCGCGGGTAAGGCTCAGACTCCAAGTTCCGAGGTGTCCACCGCGCAGCCACATATACGCGCGTTGCACATTTCCGAGCCGATCAAGGTGGACGGACGTCTTGATGAACCCGTGTGGTCGCGAGCAGAAGCTGCCAATAATTTTCGACAGCGAGAGCCGCAAGAAGGAGCACCGGCTAGCGAAAGGACTGAAATCCGGGTTCTTTATGACAACAGGAACCTCTACCTCGGAATTCGTGCCTGGGACAGTGAGCCTCGACGAATAAACGCGCGCGAGTTGGTGCGCGACGCGGATTTCAGCAATGACGACAAGATCGCGATCGTACTTGACACGTATCACGACCGGCGCAGCGCGTACCGCTTTACAGTAACACCGCTGGGTACTCAACAGGATGCTCTCATTACCGAAGACGGCTTGGGCGGCGATTACGAGGACGAAGACCCAACCAACATCTCCTGGGATACGGCGTGGGTCAGCGAGGCGCGGGTGGACAAGGGCGGCTGGACGGTGGAGATCGCAATTCCGCTCAGCAGTCTGCGATTCAAAGAAGGGCGCGACCGCTGGGGATTCAATGTCTCACGAGTCATTCGGCGAAAGAACGAAGAGAATCTCTGGAGTGGCTGGCAGCGCAGCTTCGCCCTGGAGCGCGTGTCGCAGGCCGGCGATCTGGACGGAGTAGGCGAACTGCATCGGAGACGTCTGTTCGAGATCAAACCATATGTGACTTCCGGCTGGCGCCAAGGCGTTGAGCGCATCGGCTATGCGGGTTATGACGCCGGGATGTTCGGTGCTGGTGGGCTCGAGGTGGCGAGAATCGGCGTGACTCCGTCGCTCACGGCTGAGGTGACGGCGAACCCCGATTTCGGGCAGACGGAAGTAGACGAGCAGCAAGTGAACCTATCGCGTTTTCCGCTCTTCTTCCCCGAGAAGCGCGAATTCTTCCTGGAAAATGCGGGCATTTTCGATTTCGGGCGCTCGCACTGGAACCAGTTATTCTTCAGCCGGCGCATCGGCTTAACCGAGGACGGGGAACCAGTGCCCATCGACTACGGCGCGAAGTTAACGGGGAAGACGGGCCGCTTCGACATCGGTTTTCTGCAGGTGCAGACGCGAGAACTGGGGACAATTGGCGCGAACGGAATTCCACGCCAGCAATTCACGGTTGGTCGGGTGAAAGCTGGAATCCTGAAGCGATCATACGTGGGCGCAATGGTCGTAAACCGGGAAGGCGGTGTGCCACACGACTATAACCGCGGCTTCGGGGCCGATACGACTCTGAACCTGACCGATCATTTCCATGTGATCGGAATCCTGATGGCGACCGCAACGCCCGGGTTGCATTCCGATACGCATTCGGCGCGCATGCAGGCCGAGTACAAGGATGACCTCTGGACTTTCAACGGTGTTGTCGAGGACATCGGCAAGAACTTTAACCCGGAGATGGGCTTTGTCGAGCGCACGGGAGATCGCCAGTATTACGGCGTGGCTGCATACAAGCCGCGTCCGAAGTTTCTGCCTTTCGTGCGGCAGATGCAGTTCGAGAACGCGATGGAGTACCACGAGAACCGGCAGGGACGACTCTCAACGCGACAGGCGGAGTTGAACTGGAGAACCGACTTCAAGAATTCGGCGGCCTTCGAGTTCCGCGCCGAGGACCTGACGGACGCGCTGCCGGGGCCCTTCGAGATCCGTCCGGGGATCGTCATTCCTCAGGCTACGTACCATTTCTTGCGTCCGTCGGTTGAGTACGTCAGTGATGCGAGCAAGCGGTTCATGTGGGAAGTGGAACAGGCGTGGGGTGATTTCTATTCCGGACAGCTGTATGAAACCGGTGCTGCTTTCGTAGTCCGTCCCGATGCGCATTTCATGCTGGAACTGACGGACCGTTTCAACCGCGTGCGACTGCCGCAGGGAAACTTCTCGACGAACCTGATCGGCGGGCGAATGAACGTGAACGTTTCGCGCAAGTTGCTGAGTTCGACGTTCGTGCAGATCAACAACGACGCCAAGCTCTCGAGTGTGAATGTCAGGCTGCGCTATATCTTCCGTCCGAACAGCGATTTCTTTGCGATCTACACGCAGACCACGGGACGCGGGTTGGAACGGGCGTCATACCAGTTCCAGGTGAAGATGACCTATTACTGGTCGAATTGA
- a CDS encoding GDP-mannose 4,6-dehydratase, protein MKMERFRSVLILGGAGFIGSNWARRLLESTEAKVHVFDNLSRPGARHNLDFLQKAAGKSGRLQITIGDVRDQAKVAKVVKHATEIYHFAAQVAVTTAVADPRYDFDINVGGTINVLEAARQTGRNPFLLFTSTNKVYGDLAGRTAVAQPTRYIITGNVAATDESQPLDFHSPYGCSKGAADQYVHDYARIYGLPTVVFRMSCIAGPRQFGNEDQGWVAHFLYSAMQRAPITIYGSGLQVRDVLYVEDLLRAFEVVRERQDQTAGEVFNVGGGEANSVSLLELIEHIRELTGERIDFERDRLRAGDQLYYVSDYSKLTRITGWRPEVNVRDVLERMLAWYRKNRELIAAVRPSESEAAQNTSLELGRTA, encoded by the coding sequence ATGAAGATGGAGCGGTTTCGGTCAGTTTTGATCCTTGGCGGTGCGGGTTTTATCGGCTCGAACTGGGCTCGTAGATTGCTCGAGTCCACCGAGGCCAAGGTCCACGTCTTCGACAATCTCTCGCGCCCAGGCGCGCGTCATAACCTCGACTTCCTCCAGAAGGCCGCGGGCAAGAGCGGTCGCCTGCAAATTACCATCGGAGATGTTCGCGATCAGGCCAAAGTTGCTAAAGTCGTCAAACACGCGACAGAGATCTACCACTTCGCCGCACAGGTCGCGGTGACGACTGCCGTCGCCGATCCCCGCTACGACTTCGACATTAATGTGGGTGGAACTATCAATGTACTCGAGGCCGCACGGCAAACGGGCCGCAATCCTTTCTTGCTCTTCACATCCACCAATAAAGTTTACGGTGATCTCGCGGGCCGAACCGCCGTCGCCCAGCCTACCCGATACATCATTACCGGTAACGTAGCGGCGACCGACGAATCGCAGCCTCTCGACTTTCACTCTCCTTATGGCTGCTCGAAGGGAGCGGCCGACCAGTACGTCCACGACTACGCGCGCATTTACGGCCTGCCCACGGTGGTGTTCCGCATGTCGTGCATCGCGGGCCCGCGCCAGTTCGGCAACGAAGACCAGGGCTGGGTCGCTCACTTCCTGTACTCTGCCATGCAGCGAGCACCTATCACGATCTACGGCAGCGGTCTTCAGGTGCGTGATGTTCTCTATGTCGAAGATCTCCTTCGCGCCTTTGAAGTCGTTCGCGAGCGGCAGGACCAGACCGCAGGAGAGGTATTCAACGTTGGTGGCGGTGAAGCGAACTCAGTCTCGTTGCTGGAGCTCATCGAACACATACGTGAACTTACAGGTGAGCGAATCGACTTTGAGCGCGATCGGCTTCGCGCCGGAGATCAGCTGTATTACGTGAGTGACTACTCCAAGCTCACCCGAATTACCGGCTGGAGGCCAGAAGTGAATGTTCGTGATGTGCTGGAACGAATGCTCGCCTGGTACCGCAAAAACCGCGAGCTGATTGCCGCTGTTCGGCCGTCGGAGTCCGAGGCCGCACAGAACACCAGCCTGGAGTTGGGGCGAACCGCATGA
- a CDS encoding TIGR04295 family B12-binding domain-containing radical SAM protein: protein MKFAFVNPNWDFTGSTYFGCRDPHVPLELMFAYDKVREADHEPMLIDAQTDNVSLDEVRSRMRSFHPDFLIIPSAPSYLFWRCPPPELRVPMEWFAALGQGATKVLIGPHGSATPRAALRKTGADVVLKGEPDQAIADLASRPWQEIDGCCWRDEQGEHIASTLGAADMKTLKALDFDNYNVEKHWHRHHVFWGEGRGAELEFARGCPWACTFCNKTLFRNKFHEREVEEVLLEVDRLVDRGVDYIYFIDEIFGVGKNVRRLLEAIAERNVQIGFQTRIDLWNEETLDLLGRANTISIEVGIESITEEGREDLNKNCRMSTERITELLIYAKQRIPWVQANLILTEHDDKNDIRIWQENLKQHDVWVSEPVPMFPFPGSPLYIETFGALPDDEAWERAHAYYTGSFDDKDYSDIQEQKPAPLVQLEGLVQKES, encoded by the coding sequence ATGAAATTCGCCTTCGTGAATCCGAACTGGGATTTCACGGGATCCACCTATTTCGGATGCCGCGATCCCCACGTTCCTCTCGAACTCATGTTCGCCTATGACAAGGTTCGGGAGGCGGACCACGAGCCCATGCTCATCGACGCACAGACTGATAACGTGTCTTTGGACGAAGTGCGCTCGCGAATGCGCTCCTTTCATCCAGATTTTCTGATCATCCCTTCTGCTCCGTCGTATCTGTTCTGGCGATGCCCTCCTCCAGAGTTGCGCGTCCCCATGGAGTGGTTTGCCGCGCTAGGCCAAGGAGCCACTAAGGTGCTCATTGGTCCGCACGGTTCGGCCACTCCGCGCGCCGCTCTCCGCAAAACCGGGGCCGATGTCGTCCTCAAGGGGGAGCCCGATCAGGCGATTGCCGATCTTGCTTCTCGCCCATGGCAGGAAATCGACGGATGCTGCTGGCGTGACGAGCAAGGTGAACACATTGCTTCGACACTGGGCGCCGCTGATATGAAGACCCTCAAGGCGCTTGATTTCGACAATTACAACGTCGAGAAGCACTGGCATCGTCATCACGTCTTCTGGGGCGAAGGTCGCGGCGCCGAACTCGAGTTTGCTCGTGGATGTCCTTGGGCGTGTACCTTCTGCAACAAGACGCTCTTCCGCAACAAATTCCACGAGCGCGAGGTTGAGGAAGTGCTGCTCGAAGTCGATCGCCTGGTCGACCGTGGAGTCGATTACATCTACTTCATCGACGAGATATTCGGGGTTGGCAAGAACGTCCGTCGCCTTCTCGAAGCTATCGCGGAGCGCAACGTTCAGATCGGTTTCCAGACGCGTATCGATCTGTGGAACGAAGAAACGCTCGACCTGCTCGGCCGCGCTAACACCATCTCCATAGAAGTCGGGATTGAGTCCATCACCGAAGAAGGCCGCGAGGATCTGAACAAGAACTGCCGGATGAGCACCGAACGCATAACAGAGCTGCTCATCTATGCCAAGCAGCGTATCCCATGGGTGCAGGCGAACCTCATCCTCACCGAGCACGACGACAAGAACGATATCCGTATCTGGCAGGAGAATCTCAAGCAACATGATGTCTGGGTGAGCGAGCCCGTGCCGATGTTCCCGTTCCCGGGCAGTCCGCTTTACATCGAAACATTCGGCGCTCTGCCTGACGACGAGGCTTGGGAACGCGCTCACGCTTACTACACAGGATCGTTCGACGACAAGGATTACAGCGACATCCAGGAGCAAAAACCGGCGCCGCTGGTGCAACTGGAAGGGTTAGTCCAGAAAGAAAGCTGA
- a CDS encoding DUF1573 domain-containing protein produces MRLLTRASLVFLLFLTLATELFAFDGPKAEFPQTTFQFGKVLRGSVVEHEFLIRNTGDQALTVKGVTMSVPLRLLHMVPTVPPGGEAKLKFALNTNEVGNFYEGMIVVATDDPAQPEFQLTFDGNIISTVEISPMPAFYVASQRGQLKEESLEIINHQPDPLHIESVESSSNRFTLRLVTIEDGQRYRLFLKMNPNAELGKKDELIRIHTTSKEHPIVNVGAHTYVRDHVYTFPPAVEFGRLRLADISDTKIADALTQRLVVYDRDRTDLQVRLSSDLPFLSMISRRATTGDRSEVFVSVDPARIAPGNYSGTIEIITNDARVPKLKVPVSIAVQR; encoded by the coding sequence ATGAGACTTCTTACTCGAGCATCTCTGGTTTTTCTCCTCTTTCTGACGTTGGCAACAGAGCTATTCGCTTTCGATGGGCCCAAGGCTGAGTTTCCCCAAACTACGTTTCAATTTGGCAAGGTACTCCGCGGTTCTGTCGTCGAACACGAATTTTTAATTCGAAATACCGGCGATCAAGCACTTACTGTCAAGGGCGTCACGATGAGTGTGCCGCTCAGGCTGCTGCACATGGTTCCAACAGTGCCGCCGGGCGGAGAGGCGAAACTGAAGTTCGCCCTTAATACCAATGAGGTTGGAAACTTCTACGAAGGAATGATCGTGGTTGCTACCGATGATCCCGCACAACCTGAATTCCAACTGACATTTGACGGCAACATTATCTCAACGGTCGAGATCTCCCCGATGCCGGCGTTTTATGTCGCCTCGCAACGAGGTCAGTTGAAAGAAGAGTCTCTTGAAATTATCAATCACCAACCGGACCCGCTACATATCGAAAGCGTGGAATCTTCCAGTAATCGATTCACCTTGCGTCTCGTGACCATCGAAGATGGGCAGCGCTACAGGTTGTTCCTGAAGATGAATCCAAACGCGGAGCTCGGAAAGAAAGATGAACTCATCCGCATCCACACAACCAGCAAGGAACACCCGATCGTGAATGTGGGAGCGCACACCTATGTCCGCGACCACGTGTACACTTTTCCTCCCGCGGTGGAGTTTGGACGGCTCAGACTGGCTGATATAAGCGACACCAAGATCGCCGATGCATTAACTCAGAGACTGGTGGTTTATGACAGAGATCGAACAGACCTGCAGGTGCGACTTTCGAGCGATTTGCCTTTTCTCAGCATGATTTCGCGTCGCGCCACCACAGGGGATCGCTCCGAGGTGTTCGTTTCCGTGGATCCGGCCAGGATCGCGCCCGGAAACTACAGCGGCACCATTGAGATCATCACTAACGATGCGAGAGTGCCAAAACTAAAGGTTCCGGTATCGATCGCGGTTCAGAGGTAA
- the msrB gene encoding peptide-methionine (R)-S-oxide reductase MsrB codes for MTAKVQKTEEEWKKELTPEQYRVLRQKGTEPAFTGEYAHTKVPGTYKCAACGQDLFSSETKYDSGSGWPSFYEAMDKDKVEEHSDNTFGMRRVEVTCSACGSHLGHVFPDGPRPTGLRYCINSASLKLDKK; via the coding sequence ATGACGGCCAAAGTTCAAAAGACAGAAGAAGAATGGAAGAAGGAACTTACTCCTGAGCAGTACCGCGTCCTGCGCCAGAAGGGAACGGAACCGGCCTTTACCGGCGAGTATGCACACACCAAAGTGCCAGGCACTTACAAGTGCGCCGCGTGTGGCCAGGATCTCTTCAGTTCGGAGACGAAGTACGATTCCGGCAGCGGGTGGCCCAGCTTCTACGAAGCAATGGACAAAGACAAGGTCGAAGAGCACTCCGACAACACCTTCGGAATGCGCCGCGTCGAGGTCACCTGCTCGGCCTGCGGTTCACATCTCGGCCACGTCTTTCCTGACGGCCCACGCCCGACAGGCCTGCGTTACTGCATCAACAGCGCTTCGCTCAAACTGGATAAGAAGTAA